The Sporichthyaceae bacterium genomic sequence CCTGTGGGCGGGTGTGGTGCACACGCAGCCGGGGGCGATCTCGGGCTGGCACCACCACGGCGAGCACGACACCAGCCTGTACGTGGTCGAGGGCGCCATGCAGCTGGACTTCGGGCCCGGCGGGGCCACCACCGTGCGGGCCGAGGTCGGCGACTTCATCCACGTGCCGCCGCACGCCGTGCACCGCGAATCCAACCCGACCGACGGGGTCAGTTCCGCGGTCATCGCGCGGGCCGGCACCGGCATCCCCACCGTCAACGTGGACGGCCCCGACCCCGCCTGACACCCCATCCTCGTCCGGCGATGTTGCGGGGGGTCGGGTCAGGCGCGGCCGTAGACGCGGACCTTGGTGCCGGTCACGGCCCGGGACTCCTCGCCGCACAGGTGCAGGATCACCGCGGCGATTTCCGCGGGCGCCACCCAGCGGGTCCAGTCCGCGTCCGGCATGGCAGCGCGGTTGGCCGGGGTGTCGATCACCGAGGGCAGCACTGCGTTGACCCGGATGTTGTCCTGCCGGTACTCGGCGTTGAGCGCGTCGACGAAGGCGGACACCGCCGCCTTGCCGGTGATGTAGCCCGCGGCCCCGGAGAATGGCTGCTCGGCGGCGCGGCTGGACACGCACACCACCGCTCCCCCG encodes the following:
- a CDS encoding cupin domain-containing protein, giving the protein MHDPVQVIRPDDFVEADPTPGMRRRNAFQSPGLWAGVVHTQPGAISGWHHHGEHDTSLYVVEGAMQLDFGPGGATTVRAEVGDFIHVPPHAVHRESNPTDGVSSAVIARAGTGIPTVNVDGPDPA